AAAGTTAGCAGGCTGGAGAGTAGCAAGCATACCGTATAAAGCTAACCCAACACCTCCTGCAATTCCCCACCAGAAAGGCTTTCCATCCTTTAAGCATTGCCAGACAAGATAGCCACCGCCTATCTCAAACAAGCCAGCCTATATGAAGTTAAGTAAGGACTTTAGTATTCTTTCACTTAAGAACATCCTAGCTATTATAAAGATTCTTTACGAACTTCAAATCTTATCTTATTAGATTGTGTTCTAATAAAAGTATAAAAAACAACTATTATTGGTAGTAAGACAGTATTTTTACTTATAAAATCTTGAGAAGATTAATATTCATGCCAGATTTTCTCAAATAATGAGAAGAATATGAAAAAATGAATTATGAAAATAATATGAAAATATCAAACGGCAAAGTAAATGACTCCCCCAGAAAACAGACCTAGCTTACCAGAGGTTCACCGCAGTATAAAAGTCCCTAACAGCAACAGCTTTTGGCGCAAGATGCTGGCTTATGCAGGGCCAGGGTATTTGGTTTCAGTTGGATACATAGACCCTGGAAACTGGGCAACAGATATCGCTGGTGGGTCAAAGTTTGGTTATACTCTGTTAACAGTGATCCTGCTGTCGAACCTGATGGCAATATTGCTGCAATCTTTGTGTGTACGTTTGGGAGTTGCTACGGGGCGAGATTTAGCGCAGGCTTGTCGAGACTATTTCGGACGAAGGGTAAGCTTTTGTTTGTGGATACTGTGTGAGATTGCGATCGCCGCTTGTGACTTAGCAGAACTACTGGGAAGTGCGATCGCCCTGCAACTTTTATTCGGTATTCCCTTGGTATGGGGTGTGTGCATCACTGCGCTGGATGTCTTGGTATTGCTATTCCTGCAAAGTAAAGGCTTTCGCTATACAGAAGCCCTGGTAATAATGTTGGTAACAACTGTAGGCTTTTGTTTCACAGCAGAAATTCTGTTCTCTCGACCTGATATGGGGGGGATAATGTTTGGATATCTGCCCAAAGCAGAGATTTTAAGTAACCCAGAAATGCTCTACATTGCTATTGGCATTTTAGGGGCAACAGTGATGCCTCACAACTTATATTTACACTCATCTATTGTGCAAACCCGTGATTGGCAACCTACTACTGAAAAAAGATGGGAAGCAATTAAGTTTGGCACAATTGATTCAACTTTTGCTCTATCTTTGGCACTGTTTATCAACTCAGCGATTTTAATTGTGTCTGCCGCCACATTTCATTTTTCTGGTAATCAGAATGTAGCAGAAATCCAATCAGCTTACAAATTACTTTCACCATTGTTAGGTGTTAGTGCTGCTAGTGCCATCTTTGGGATTGCCTTACTTGCTTCCGGTCAAAGTTCAACACTGACTGCAACTCTGGCTGGGCAGATTGTCATGGAAGGCTTTTTAAAATTTCGCCTTCCATCCTGGTTACGGCGTTTAGTTACCCGTCTGCTTGCCATCATTCCAGCGTTGATTACAATTATTATCTTTGGGGAAAATAGCACAAGCCGCCTCATAGTTCTAAGTCAAGTTATCCTCAGTTTGCAGTTACCGTTTGCAGTGATTCCCTTGGTAATGTTTACAAGTAACCGTCGCTTAATGGGTGAGTTTGTAAATCCCTTATGGCTCAAATCTTTATCCTGGGGAGTTGCTATTGTCATCGTTGGGCTAAATGTTTGGTTGCTATTACAAAGTATTTTGGGTTAGGCACTTGCCCTGAAAAAAGATACCAGCCCGAAGGCCCAGATCCACGACACACAACGAGCAATTAAGAACACGGGTGGTATAGGAGTGAAAGCGGTCTCTCCTTAGCTGGCTGGGTTTGAAGCTTTAAACCGCTTAGGATGGATCTGAGAACAATCCCGTGCGTCTGTCTTTATATGTTTTACACGGAGAAAATCAAGCTATGAACTACATTCAATCTTCTGTTGCCATCCTGGGAATAACAACTAGCGTA
This window of the Nostoc sp. C052 genome carries:
- a CDS encoding Nramp family divalent metal transporter, whose protein sequence is MTPPENRPSLPEVHRSIKVPNSNSFWRKMLAYAGPGYLVSVGYIDPGNWATDIAGGSKFGYTLLTVILLSNLMAILLQSLCVRLGVATGRDLAQACRDYFGRRVSFCLWILCEIAIAACDLAELLGSAIALQLLFGIPLVWGVCITALDVLVLLFLQSKGFRYTEALVIMLVTTVGFCFTAEILFSRPDMGGIMFGYLPKAEILSNPEMLYIAIGILGATVMPHNLYLHSSIVQTRDWQPTTEKRWEAIKFGTIDSTFALSLALFINSAILIVSAATFHFSGNQNVAEIQSAYKLLSPLLGVSAASAIFGIALLASGQSSTLTATLAGQIVMEGFLKFRLPSWLRRLVTRLLAIIPALITIIIFGENSTSRLIVLSQVILSLQLPFAVIPLVMFTSNRRLMGEFVNPLWLKSLSWGVAIVIVGLNVWLLLQSILG